The Nicotiana tomentosiformis chromosome 9, ASM39032v3, whole genome shotgun sequence genome contains the following window.
TCACTTCATGACAAATTCTTACTAATTAAATTAATAAGCTTTAGGGCTAATCACTTATACTAAGTCCACACATTTAACGTAAAATATTTAAACTTGATTTGTTCAAATCACTTCTTTCGTTCCTTTTTCGTGTTTTTTTAAAACCTTTGTGGATGTCTACAAATTGAAAAAGCTAAAATAAATAGAGGCAGATTAGGGAGTTAAATTTTATGGATTCAGATTTAGGATTCTATTATATTCATCAAATTTAATGGATTTGAAATCTGCTATttgtatttatttaataaattttttaacacATATATAAAGTCTTAATTAAAGATATTAGATTTAGATAAACTCATCTCTTATTAACGAGATCTCTCCCAGAAAATAAGAAGCTTTTTATTTGGATTTTCAACTAGTGTGTGTGATATCTTATGCAAATATCTATTCCTGCAATAAAGTTGGCAAAATCAGCCCATAACTCAACTCCTTCAAATTTTGACGGGTTAAGTGAATgatgtaattaaattaaagaaagaaACAAATGACTAACAAGATCATTTAAAAAATAGTGTGAATTACACGAGGATTTTCTGCGCATTATATCGAAAAATTCATATGTGATTTAGTTAGTTATAAAATCTTACCCAATTTTAACAACAATTTGTATGAACACTAGTCTTGACTCTTCAGTTGGACAATTGCGCTATGgcaaaaaatattttatcatgtTAATAAATGTGACATTTAAGGAAACGATTTAACCCTCCTACTCAAAATTGGTATAATtcatttttccttttcttatcGACATATATACCGTCCATTTTATAATTGAGcgtttaattaattttttttaagtgTAATACACACTTGTCGTACAacatgtaaaaaatatatttattcaaatcattattttcttttattatttcttagtgagagagagagagagatccaACTTCGTGGAAATCGCAAACAAAGACGACTTTTTGAAATTGAGACGCTGGTTTTGGACTTATTCGtttattttgttataaataattATGTATTTTACAAGCATAAATAGGTAGCCAACCTTGGTCTTTCTCATTTCTTGAAGAAAAGAGAGCACTGAAAAAGAGCTAAAACTTTCTGTTCAAAAACACATCCAAAAGAAACAGTACACTTCTGAAGAATAAAACCAAGTGATTAAAGAGTCATTTGTTCACAAATCAAGATTAGCAAGTGATTAAAGCAAAAATGGTGAGAGCTCCTTGTTGTGAGAAGATGGGGTTGAAAAAAGGACCATGGACTCCTGAAGAAGATCAAATTCTTGTTTCTTATATTCAAACAAATGGCCATGGCAATTGGAGAGCCCTCCCTAAACTAGCTGGTAATTAATTAATTCCTTCAAATTCCAATCTTAAACTCTTCTTCATTTCTTAACACCTTTTTACTGCATCCAATGTTCAGACTAATTCAGATTCACGCTGCAATAAAAAAACACTTCCTACCAAGAGTTTTTTTGGCTATCATTTTTTTCCATTTCTTATATGATCAAGATATTAGGTCAGACCCGAATACAAAGTATTCGGCGTTATACAGAATCCGGGGAAAGGCCAGCACTCCGGTGTTATATAGGCCGCCTACTCCGATACAAATTTCAGTGGATGATTTtccggctcgaactcgtgatctaTAAGTCACTCGAGACAACTTGACGGTTGGTCCGAGACTTCCCTTCTAATGATCAAGATATTGATTGGAAAACAAATATGTGAAAGTTGCAAAAGATTGGTTTAGAATTTGTAGCATTCTGTTAGAGAATGAAAACCCATTTTTGTATTAAcattttcttgaaatttttaCTAGTAAAAAAATCATTTGTTAATGTTTTTTTCATTTTGGATTGATCAGGACTTTTGAGATGTGGGAAGAGTTGCAGATTGCGTTGGACTAACTATTTGCGTCCAGATATAAAGAGGGGAAACTTTACTAGAGAAGAAGAAGACTCCATTATTCAGTTACATGAAATGCTTGGCAATAGGTCAGtttcaaaaatcaaatttttttatttttcaccttTTCTCCAAATTAACAAAATTCAAAATCTGAGAAAACCATATTCTTTATTTGCTAATTAATTAAACAGTTTCCTGATCTATCACATTCATATAATCCCTTCACTTTTTTCTTAtgactaaaaaaaaaaagaaataaattttaAGAATAATGATCACAACTCTAAAAGATTGTAAGAGTATTGTCTTTATCATATTCAATAATGCCTTGCATGCTGACATGCTCATAATCATTATTcactgaaaaagaaaaaaaaaagaagaaaaaataatcagactttctttcatttttaattCCCTTTTTATAAAGACAATGCCAGTCATGCTAATTTTTATCTTGGTAAAACCTTTATCTTTTTTATTCAGAGAGTAGTTACAAAATATAATTGAGATTAAACAAAAGAAAAGTATCAGAATATACTTATCTAATCATTTTGTTTGTATCAAGGAATAatccaaatatatataaaaagattGGTTTAGACAGGTTTGTAGTTACATAATATAATCTCATTAATTAGCAAATCTATGTCATTAACTTGCTAAACAAATCAAGTCATGTGATTCATATCTCTATAGGTTCTTGTGACAATAATTAAAGTTAAGCACTACGTACCTTAATGCTTGTCCACTTCTCTTTAAATTACAATTATAAATATTTTGTTTAGATTTTGTACGAATAAAAATTTCCTTAATTATTTTTTCAGATGGTCTGCAATAGCAGCGAGATTACCGGGACGAACGGACAATGAAATTAAAAATGTATGGCACACCCACTTGAAAAAGAGGCTTAAAAATTACCAGCCTCCTCAAAACTCCAAAAGACACTCCAAAAACAACCTTGATTCCAAAGCTCCTAGTACTTCTCAAACCTTCAATAATTCAGACAATTTTAGCAatatccaagaagatattaatgGGCCCGTGACCGGCCCGAACTCGCCACAACGATCGTCTAGTGAGATGTCGACTGTCACGGTTGATTCAACAGCCATGACGACCATCACAATCGATGATCAGAATATGTTTAAGCAATTAGATGAGATGGACTCGTCTGAAAATTTTATTCCAGAGATTGATGAGAGTTTTTGGACGGATGATTTATCCACAAGCGATAACTCGACTTTTGGTATGGAGGGTACCGGTGGAGAATTACAAGTCCAATTTCCATTTTCTTCGGTGAAGCAAGAAAGTATGGACATGGTTGGAGCAAAATTAGAGGACGACATGGACTTTTGGTACAATGTTTTCATAAAGTCCGGGGACTTACTAGATTTACCGGAATTTTGAGTGGTCAATTTGATTGTAATACAAAACTTGAAGTAGTGGAATGCCAGCTAATTATTGGGAGTCAACAAGTTTGAAACTTCATGTTTGTTTATTGACCTTTACCTCTTGATAGGACCACCAAATACTACAAGTTGATACTTTCTTTTTTTTAGTTAGGataatctttttcttttcttttctttttcctactTTTTTTCCTGTCTTTATTTTAACCCTTTTAGTTAGTTTAATTGGGAGAAAGCATatagtggatggtgatatgaAAAAAGAAAGATTATGATGGAATAATTATTAGTAATATTAATTAGGATTAGGAAAAAAAAGATTTTAGAGAAAAGACTTCAAGAAACTCTAGTCAACATCCTCCTAACTTAGCTTAATTGTATGTGAATTACCTCTTTTGTAACATGACATTACCCAAAAAGAATAAAAATGTTTTCATTTTCATCTTATTCTCTTTAAATTGGATAAACTATTGTCTTCATTTTCCATGATGAAGTTGACATTGAGTTTAATACAATTCTTAATTTCTGGTTTAATATAACTATTTAATATTTGGATAGCACTAATCCGACTAATTTAAATTAGCATGCATAAGATTTATTAAAGAGAGAATTAAATACCCACTAAAAATTCAATACGGGGAATCGGTAGTGAGTGTTTTTACCAATCCACCGGTAAATTACCTATTATTTTGGTCAATTTATTTTTTTCATCTCAAAGAGGCAATATATTCTCTTAACATCTTAAATTAATTTGAGCCCGactatttttttttaagtttGCAATACTTCACCATATATATTATTTGAATCACAACAAGTAATCTATTAACTGCTATTAAGTATTGGGAACGAAAATAATTAGAAATATTCATAATCCCTTGGAATTGTGTCGTACTCTTAACAAAGGTCTTGTTTTCCATAAGTTTAAACGTCTTAGAGACAATTTCTACATGCATTCATATGTCGATTGAGGGAGCGAAATTAGAATATAAATTGTATAGTACTCTTATGCTtgtatttaaatttaattatgtATATTGCATTAGAAAATTGTACAAAATGCTTATATGGATAACTTataaatacatgatttgtataaACTATAAAGTTTCCTTAGTGTATAAGTTTCCATTTTTCTGAATTTTGATAATATCCCCCCTCCCCCGGCCGAGGTATATGATTCGAACGCAATTATTTTGATTTTTGCCGTCGATATCCGGtatttattttgaggtccgtCTAATCTACATAATAAAGTCTATGCCATACATTCGCACTAAAATATTGATCTTTGATACCTTTAAATGACCTCCAACTAAAACGAACGTGCTAACCACAAATACCTATCCCATCTATAGCCTAGGTTTGATGATGATATATGTTCCTATTTTGACAATCAAATAGggttttcttatatttttatttaatgttGTTTTCCTATTCCAGATATCTACTGTTACAAATGAAAAAAATGGTAGATCGATTTCACGTAAAATTCATACTAATTAATTAGACTATCATATTCTTGAACTCCATTATtcttttggattttggagctagAGTAAAAGATTTGATGATGGTTCCGAGCATATGTAATAGAACCAGTTTTAGCTAATGCCAATGTCAGGGCGAGGGACTCGCAATAGCAGTACCAGCTCTACGAAGTCAGAATCGAATCTTTCTGTTGGCTTTTTCAATTCATTCATGAATAAAAATTCAAGGGCATGAAGCGGGTACTTCCAGCTGCTTCTTATTATGGCATATTATTTTTTGTGacgaaaatgaaagaaaagtgaGAAGAGCGTGCTCTTTTCAAATCGTGGCACCTATATATGATCATAATCACCATAGCAATAAGAGAATTTTAATCAGATTTCTTCACTAATAGTCTGGTTCCCCTTTCTTGTTGAGCATCTCTCTAGACAGGGCTGGAGTTAGAATAAGTAATTCATCCATAGTCCGATTCCATAGTATAGATTATGTGAATGATCATTTAGCTAGTAGCTTAAATATTGATTACTAAGTGATAAAAATTTTACATTTAAAACTTTACCTACTCCGATATCATATTAAATTATGGGCACAACATCATATGACGACTAACATGCATGCTACAAGAtaacattttattttttatttttaccggTATATTGACAACCTATTCCTTAATAGAGAATTAGAGATGAAATATAGAGTCGGAAAAGATTTATTACGTGGAATCATAAGGGAGAAAACTCTATCAGTATATGACTAATAAACAAAAGGAGGAACAAAGAAATTAAGGaagtgaaagaaaaaaaaaggagttTTTACTAGTCATATTAATCACAAATAAGATAAAAAGCAACTGAGGCGAAAATTTCTACTGAAATGACTTAACTCACTACTAGAAGAATAagaattaaattaattattaaaaaattatgTTAGCTACAAGTGATTTAGCGATAAATTAGCGATGAAGTTTATAgctaattttaattattttttttgtaatgATTTTATTACTATCCGCAAAGCCATCTTTAAATTCTCACATAGAGCTTTGGTGGTCTTCCAAACTTGTCAACGTGGAATTAGTTATAATTGAATCTTGAAattggaaaaataaataaatgcaaCTAAACGTGGTCCCTAATTTTCGAATACTAGGTGAAGTCCTACGTTGTTCTTAGTCTTTTGGTTTGTCTTGTTCTTAAAAAACTATTTATGATTTCGACTACTCTTTCAATGAAACTGTACTATATATAGTTATCATACTTATTAGTCAATTGGAGCAAGTCATGAGCACAAAAATCAAAATGATGGGATTGGCTAGCTAGCTATTGTTCTTAGTCGTGGTGGGTAGCCACATTATTAGAGAAGAAATTAGAATTAATGGACTTGATGAGAATTAAACACTTATAATTTTTTAATGCAAGGTAGGATTTCTAGCTTGCTGATTTGCTATAATCTACATATTTTTAGAAAGACAAATAATTTTAGTAATTAATTGAGTACAATTCTGTTTGTTCTATTGATTCTTATCTCTAGATTGTATTTAGTGATTCGAGGGCTAGAGTAGCCtatttctcgaacgtaggatAATACGGACCGGACCTCATTTGATGTATTTGATCTCCATTAAAGTCGAGCACTGTATAGATTTTCTTAAAGTATTAGATTATCAAGAAGCATTAGGCCATATTGAGTTGATCTTGGGGAAAAACATCTTTTGATCACTTCGGTCTTGAAAAAGATATTATTATATGTCTTGATCTTTTTGTGCATATTCTAAGTTTATGGGATTTTTGAGATTAGAAACTACACatttaaaaattcattaaaattacaaCGAATGGTAGATCTGAAACCATgagtttaaaaaaatatattgaaTTCGATGTTAAAATTCTTAAAAGTTAACATACAAAATTTAAAATGGTACCTTATCATACTGCTCATTATTTTCACATAATGGAACGAATCATTAGGGATGGCAATTGGGAGGAAATATCTCATTGTATATATAGAGTAGCTTCTCAACAAATGaaagaaaggggggggggggggtaaaatGAAGAATAGAGGTTTCTTTATTCTGATCGTAATGTCATTTTGACAAACTAGAAGTTGAACCTAAGCAGTAAGCCATTTATTTGGGCTGAAGCATTAATTTAAGGGGACTTACTCTTTTATAAACTATACTATAATATTGATCAAAATCATATTTTAATCAACTGATACAAATGAACTATTTCATGTGAACTATTTCATGTCAAACAAATAATTTTAGTGACATgttaatttaaattaaaaaaaaataaagagaaaaaatgaaagagaaTCTAAACGCGGTAGGACGGGGTAGgtcaaaattttggaaaaaagCTATATGTGACAGGACAGGGCGGGTCAAAATCTTAGTGGGCCAAGGCTTGACCTGCCCCGCCCCGCCCGCCCCAATTGCCATctctaaatcatttcctttttgcTAACATAATTCTGCGTTTGGTTTCATATCCAAGAAATTTAAAATGACTTTCATTACATTGACTCACTTCATCCTTTTCTCATCCTCCCTTCTAAATGCATAACAATCTAAATATCGGAAATTTATCCCTCCCCCAGggatatcctttattttctgatTAATTTCATAGGATAGCTGCTATCTCCTACCAACACAGGTAAGGGCGGAGCTAGGTGGGTGAAAGAGGTTCAGCTAAcactattaaaaaaaaaaaaggaggggggggggggggggggaggggccTGCCAAAACAGATCGACGTTGGTCATTAATTGACAAAAATTGATCGAAAATCGACCGATTCGTGGCGGTCGGTAACTGTATGGTCGGTAGAGCCAATCGGCCGACTTCGGTTGGTATTTTTTGACCGATTTTGGTTGGtcaattaaattccaaaaaaatatttgCCGAAAAGACCGACCGAGGTCGGtcggtatttttaattatataataaaaaatcaCCATTTGGGAATCGAATCGGGTTCTGTGTTGTGGCAGAATACTATTCTatcactagaccattggtgcattttgttttaagactgttttttatttcatttatactgTTTAATTGTATTTTTGCGCGAAAATAACCAACCGATgtcggtcggttttattaaaaaataaaattagcgaccgaaatcggtcggtttttAAAATGatcggccgaattaaccgaccgatttcgatcgattttttgaatatttattttaatttattttaaatgaaaaaccgaccaaagttggtcggtttcttgaaaaataaattttgcgggatgCAAAGTATAGTTTACCGCATTTTTACGCCAAAAAAAaacccgaccaactttggtcgatttcttagaaaaaaattgaaaaataaaatattttaaaaaatcgaccgacttcggtcggtttttCGGCTGGTTTTTTGACCGACCGACGATTTTGGCCGAATTTCTAGTGTAAACCTCCACCGCCGGAGATTATAATGTATATATAAGATTTAAAcaaattttcatatatatatattaggtgtTGAATGCTCTTAGCTTCTTTGCgtatttactttttttattttttaaattctctTTGGTGATAATCCTGTTTTCGCCACTAAACACAGGTACCGAATTACTCTGTCTATCAAAACTTGGACATATGAAAAAAAAACACTTATTTTTTTTGCCTCCACTTGGATTTGATAAGGCTCTCATCTTGAGCTAAAATGGCTAGTTACAATTATGGCTAAATCAAGCTGAGATAGGACAGAATTTCAAAGGCCGTAGCAACCATAAATAGATTTATCAATTCACCTTCAAAGTATCCTGTTGAGAAAAGTACGTACTTAGCTTCCAAAATTTCCAGGCAAATTTAGACTAGACTTTGATTGGGTAATCGCAAGTTAATTCATTCTAACATATCACAGGCATGATTGACTTTCACTGACATAAAGCTCTTGGAAAAGAGATGTAAAATTTATAACAATAGAAATATCTTTGCAGTTAATACGGTTTAACTCTGGAGTCTTAAAAGtttaataaataagaaaaatcaAGTAGTGCCTTATCTTTAGATGTAGGTTTAACCCTGTTCGTTTTGTATATCTAGGAACAAATATGGTCCTCTATCATTGCCAAAACTGGCCACATTTGGTCCAGCAAATGTTTCGGTTAAAGTTTTAACAGATCTGTGTTTGAAAATCTTTATTAGGTCGAAACCGGCAAATGTGACTTATAAATCGCAGTTGGTAAATTATGAATAATCACATTATATAATGCGCTTAATTGCAAAATAAGTAGCAATCACAAATTTGATTATAACTCTGCATGCGATGTATAAGTCGCATTATAAATACGATTTATAAATCGCGCTCCACTATAAGTAGCACTAAAAATTTCACTCTCGGCACAAGTGTCCACTTTTGCATAGATAAAGGATTATTTTAATTCAGAGTTATATATATGAAAAGACAAAGTTAAACCAACCCTTAAATATAAAGGGCCATTTGAGCCTTTTTTCTCTTATGCCCTTTTGGGTAAATTGGAAATTTGGTACTCTAAGAAGGTTTAAGACTTTCAAGAACTTGATGAAATTACAAAAAAGATTAGGAATTGTTACGCTGCTGCTTCCCTTTTTAAAGATTATTTTCATAAATAACAAGCTCATCTCATTACTTCCGTACCCTAACTTGGAAATGTTTTAATTGTTCTAACTCAATGCAGTTTCTCTAGAACATGCAATAATTCTATATAGAGCTGCTAAAACATGTATTACATATATAttactgttataaaataaaagtaatttagtaaaacatgaacaagacatgttgttatgaaataaaagtaatttaataaaacatgaataagaattggagatagagagaaggaagagattttcttcttcaattgtgtgtattttcttatctattacaagacctttgtataggcatgaaaagtgaagaaaaatatgtcattgaatatatcattaagcatagaaatatgtcattaaatatgtcattaagcatttgagaagatcatggaggaagagtagacatacaccaaaatttaatttttcttataacactcttCCTTGGATGttcatagataatgtgcctcgttaaaaccttattaggcaAAAAACCTATGTGAAAAAatttctagtgaaggaaaaagagtgcacatgtttagaaatacgccttttggttgcctcgttaaaaaccttgtaaggaaaaaagagtacaacgcgtattaactcctcatgatgagagtatcaattcacatccttgagccttcgcatcccaatcttgtacactagtttcttgaagtttgacgtcggtagagatttggtgaacagatcagccatattatcacttgaacggatctgttgcacattgatatcaccattcttttgaagatcatgtgtgaaaaataactttggtgaaatttgctttgtcctatccccttttatgaatcatcccttcaactgggctatgcatgctacattgtcttcatacaaaattgtaggTAGTTTATCAcatttcaaaccacatttgtctcgaataaggtgtattatagacctcaaccatacacattctcgacttgcttcatgaatagcaattatctcagtaTGATTAGATGAAATAGCCACGATTGATTGTTTAATCGATCGCCAAGATCTGGCAGtccctccatatgtaaacacatagcttatttgagatcgagccttgtatgggttagataaatacccagcatcgccataaccaacaagatcgggactgcaatcattgccataaaataatctcatatcggtagtcccttttagataccgcaatatgtgtttgattccatttcaatgtctccttgtaggagcagagctatatcttgttaagacattaactgaaaaagttatgtcaaaccttgtaatattagaaagatacattagtgcaccaattgcactaagatatgatacttcgggaccaagaaactcttcattattttcatgaagTCGGAAtagatgtgctttatccatatagaatcgttttaaaataattttagtgtatgttgattgatggacaaaaatttcatatttcatatactcaatttgtagaccaagacaaaactttatctttccaagatctttcatttcaaattctttctttaaatagtctactgctttaggaagctccctaggagttccaatgatatttaaatcatcaacatacacggtgattataacaaatttagatccagattttttttataaagacacaaggacaaattaaaTCATTCTTGTACCTTTCTTTCatcaggtactcactcaggcgattataccacatgcgccctgattgtttcaatccgtataaggatttttgaagctttatttaataaatttcttggaaactttaatatgcttcagaacaatttaaatccttcaatgatttccattatacatatatcacgtttttcttgtattgccagattaaaacctgaaatgacgaCATCCAGCAcaagagaacatgtctctatataatcaatgctaggatatttacaaatcttcttgtgatacaagtcgtctttatgtctatcgacttgaccttttttttttccGCACAAGAACATATTTATACCTCCATTGattttatactttcaggtgttgggactatccgtccaatttcatatttttcaggtgaaatcaattttcattgcgtatttttcatttggccaattatttatctgtccaaattttatgacagatttgagctcaagatcctcgtcaatattaataatatggagcgctacattatattaacaatatcgtcgacgatcattttatatcggttctactattatccaataaagacataatttattgagatctctttatcttattattttcaggtacctgagcctctcccatgaggtcttatgaagtgttatgtcgtggtgctcttttagagcacttgcctccttattatgaccatcttgaacatttgctccttcttcaaggagttttatctttggaaccgattagtctattatgcttcatgtatgccatagactctattcattatgaactttctTTTATTTGGAGTATTAGCagttgaatatgacatttagtttTGAGTCAGaaaatacgcctggcaatattttgcaattgaattatcacttgaacttcaagttcacattttctcgtacgaaaatctagatgtactcataataattcattacatgcattattttttcagctgcccattttcccCCTAttattgggatcaccaacacatatccctatccttatttggggatccatctttgtgcattgtggtggaacaattaaatcatataatacattcatatttctagatagaaattatttggttcctgaccctgaaccgattgtgatagggagaacttatcataacttggttAGATGCgcgtacaagtgttgttgtatattaaataatacatcacataccaaattttattttggtagttttgttctcataaccaatggtttagatataattggaggcatacaatttctgttacaccaacttggatttaaaccagtattatcaagataaatcatcataatttatatccCGGAACTGTActataataatttgagcaatcaatcttgcaaaagccaaactgcaagttgataataaatgcacatgtgaccatagaatagatgcatctattaaaatcatataatagtaaacggtccacatggaaggtgactgagcccatatatttatcacctttt
Protein-coding sequences here:
- the LOC104119296 gene encoding transcription factor MYB30-like, translating into MVRAPCCEKMGLKKGPWTPEEDQILVSYIQTNGHGNWRALPKLAGLLRCGKSCRLRWTNYLRPDIKRGNFTREEEDSIIQLHEMLGNRWSAIAARLPGRTDNEIKNVWHTHLKKRLKNYQPPQNSKRHSKNNLDSKAPSTSQTFNNSDNFSNIQEDINGPVTGPNSPQRSSSEMSTVTVDSTAMTTITIDDQNMFKQLDEMDSSENFIPEIDESFWTDDLSTSDNSTFGMEGTGGELQVQFPFSSVKQESMDMVGAKLEDDMDFWYNVFIKSGDLLDLPEF